The following proteins are encoded in a genomic region of Leptolyngbyaceae cyanobacterium:
- a CDS encoding YkvA family protein, which translates to MSFSVQSLYNWYRSTIRNPKYRWWLILGSLLYLFSPLDIAPDFIPIVGLIDDAAVMTLLVSEVSQLLIDYVKLRQGEDKAEVADSATSATDSVVDVDAVSVK; encoded by the coding sequence ATGAGTTTCTCAGTTCAATCTTTATATAACTGGTATCGCAGCACGATCCGCAATCCCAAATATCGCTGGTGGTTGATTCTCGGTTCTTTGTTATACCTTTTCAGCCCGCTCGATATTGCTCCTGATTTTATTCCCATTGTGGGTTTAATTGATGATGCAGCAGTTATGACGTTACTAGTTTCGGAAGTCTCCCAGTTGTTAATCGATTACGTCAAATTGCGTCAAGGTGAAGATAAGGCTGAAGTTGCTGATAGTGCCACATCCGCCACAGACAGCGTAGTTGACGTGGATGCCGTTTCCGTTAAGTAA